The following proteins are encoded in a genomic region of Vicinamibacterales bacterium:
- a CDS encoding D-aminoacylase, which yields MIAPAPRSFAVLVLASLAVACGGSPPASTPADGAAPAAAPQRFDVVIANGRVVDGTGAPWFKADVGITGDRITALGNLSRAEAGTRIDASNLVVAPGFIDLLGQSEFNVLVDSRVASKITQGITTEITGEGGSIAPVNDRMMEGRKASYDFFKIVQDWRTLDEYFARLARSTSAVNIGTFVGSGGLRDYVIGQEDRPASAGELTEMKRLVAEAMQQGALGVSSSLQYVPNRFSSTDELVELARTAAEYGGIYITHQRSEANKIDESIGEVLAIAERANIPAEIWHLKTAYKANWGRMPAILARLEEARARGLRVSANIYPYTRASNGLDACLPVWVREGGADAMIARLKDPGTRARVKRDMDDPNAPYENQWYGSGGPAGVMLSSVLDPSLRKYEGMNFVEIGKAMGKDPRDAAMDLVIADHAESSVIISIMTDADVVAAMKTPWVSFDTDSGARAEDGPLSESKSHPRAWGTFTRVLAKYVREDHVLTLEDAVRKASSQAAIRVGITDRGIVRPGLMADLVVFDPATVQDVATFEDPNHYSTGMRHVFVNGQAVVADGAITAARPGRALRGPGYTGAR from the coding sequence ATGATCGCACCCGCGCCTCGCTCGTTCGCCGTCCTGGTCCTCGCGTCGCTGGCCGTCGCGTGCGGCGGATCGCCTCCGGCCTCTACGCCCGCGGACGGGGCCGCCCCGGCGGCGGCGCCGCAGCGCTTCGACGTCGTCATCGCCAACGGCCGCGTGGTGGACGGCACCGGCGCGCCCTGGTTCAAGGCCGACGTCGGCATCACGGGCGACCGCATCACCGCCCTCGGGAATCTCTCGCGCGCCGAGGCGGGCACCCGCATCGACGCGTCCAACCTGGTGGTGGCGCCGGGCTTCATCGACCTGCTCGGCCAGTCCGAGTTCAACGTGCTCGTGGACAGCCGGGTGGCCAGCAAGATCACCCAGGGCATCACCACCGAGATCACGGGCGAGGGCGGGTCGATTGCGCCCGTGAACGACCGGATGATGGAGGGGCGCAAGGCCAGCTACGACTTCTTCAAGATCGTCCAGGACTGGCGCACGCTGGACGAGTACTTCGCGCGCCTGGCGCGGTCCACGTCGGCCGTGAACATCGGCACGTTCGTGGGCTCTGGCGGGCTGCGCGATTACGTCATCGGCCAGGAGGATCGCCCGGCCTCGGCCGGGGAACTGACCGAGATGAAGCGGCTCGTCGCCGAGGCCATGCAGCAGGGCGCGCTCGGCGTGAGCTCGTCGCTCCAGTACGTGCCGAACCGCTTCTCGTCCACCGACGAGCTCGTCGAGCTGGCCAGGACCGCCGCCGAGTACGGCGGCATCTACATCACGCACCAGCGCTCCGAGGCCAACAAGATCGACGAGTCGATCGGGGAGGTGCTGGCGATCGCGGAACGCGCGAACATCCCGGCCGAGATCTGGCACCTGAAGACGGCCTACAAGGCGAACTGGGGACGGATGCCGGCCATCCTCGCCCGGCTGGAGGAGGCGCGCGCCCGCGGGCTGCGCGTCTCCGCGAACATCTACCCCTACACCCGCGCCTCGAACGGGCTCGACGCGTGCCTGCCGGTATGGGTGAGGGAGGGCGGCGCCGACGCCATGATCGCGCGGTTGAAGGATCCCGGGACCCGCGCCCGCGTGAAGCGGGACATGGACGATCCCAACGCCCCGTACGAGAACCAGTGGTACGGCTCGGGCGGCCCGGCGGGCGTGATGCTGAGCTCGGTGCTGGACCCGTCGCTCCGGAAATACGAGGGCATGAACTTCGTCGAGATCGGCAAGGCGATGGGGAAGGACCCGCGCGATGCCGCGATGGACCTCGTGATCGCCGACCACGCCGAGTCGTCCGTGATCATCTCGATCATGACCGACGCCGACGTCGTCGCCGCGATGAAGACGCCGTGGGTGTCCTTCGACACCGACTCCGGCGCCCGCGCCGAGGACGGGCCGCTCTCGGAGTCGAAGTCCCATCCCCGTGCCTGGGGCACCTTCACGCGGGTGCTGGCGAAGTACGTCCGCGAGGATCACGTCCTGACGTTGGAAGACGCCGTCCGAAAGGCGTCCTCGCAGGCAGCCATCCGCGTGGGGATCACGGACCGAGGCATCGTGCGCCCAGGCCTGATGGCCGACCTGGTCGTCTTCGACCCCGCCACCGTCCAGGACGTGGCGACGTTCGAGGATCCGAACCACTACTCGACGGGGATGCGCCACGTCTTCGTGAACGGGCAGGCCGTGGTGGCCGACGGGGCGATCACGGCGGCCCGCCCCGGCCGGGCCCTCCGTGGGCCGGGGTACACTGGCGCGCGCTGA
- a CDS encoding GDSL-type esterase/lipase family protein, giving the protein MRIPAMAFLLLALAVGLAPLHAQPRTPSPDPARFEKDIAAFEAADRTSPPPPGAVLFVGSSSITNWDVAAAFPALTTIRRGYGGSHVSDTLHFADRIIFPYRPKVVVFYAGDADVAAGKSARQIAEDTGALVALIHRRLPETQVLVIGTKPSPAHWEHIQTIREANRIVRTWMATDGRALFADVEPALLGPDGQPRPDFYTENRLNLNERGYAAWTAAVRPAVERLAARTP; this is encoded by the coding sequence ATGCGCATCCCAGCGATGGCGTTCCTCCTCCTTGCGCTCGCAGTGGGGCTGGCCCCCCTCCACGCCCAGCCGCGCACGCCGTCGCCGGATCCGGCGCGCTTCGAGAAGGACATCGCGGCGTTCGAGGCCGCGGATCGGACCTCGCCGCCGCCGCCCGGTGCCGTCCTCTTCGTGGGCAGCTCGAGCATCACCAACTGGGACGTGGCCGCCGCGTTCCCGGCCCTCACGACGATTCGACGGGGCTACGGCGGCTCGCACGTGTCCGACACCCTGCACTTCGCCGACCGGATCATCTTCCCCTACCGGCCCAAGGTCGTCGTGTTCTACGCGGGCGACGCCGACGTCGCCGCCGGCAAGTCCGCCCGGCAGATCGCCGAGGACACGGGGGCGCTCGTGGCGCTCATCCACCGCCGGCTGCCGGAGACGCAGGTCCTGGTGATCGGCACCAAGCCCAGCCCCGCGCACTGGGAGCACATCCAGACGATTCGCGAGGCCAACCGCATCGTGCGCACCTGGATGGCCACCGACGGCCGGGCACTGTTCGCGGACGTGGAACCCGCGCTGCTCGGGCCCGACGGCCAGCCGCGCCCGGACTTCTACACCGAGAACCGGCTCAACCTGAACGAGCGCGGCTACGCGGCGTGGACGGCGGCCGTCCGCCCGGCGGTGGAACGGCTGGCCGCGCGCACGCCCTGA
- a CDS encoding PQQ-dependent sugar dehydrogenase produces MSVRLLLAAAVLVAALPDAAVAQLRARLIASGFDRPNTVLVDPVVPGAVHIVDQSGLVRTFLNGAERTPFLDLRSVVRFSFDERGLLGMAFPPDAATSGRVFVYFTDKTGSVGNSVVARFQRSASDPLAVDLSTRFDLKWPAGGGARQDFITQPFPNHNGGNLVFGPDGYLYIGLGDGGSGDDPQNNAQTATTLLGKMLRIDVSGSPANGYTIPPDNPTFPMPNALPEIWAFGLRNPWRYSFDDLGAGATNALVVADVGQGSREEIDYEPAGQGGRNYGWRVFEGDIDNPTYPSETPSYTPVQPPVFAYSHAVGQAITGGYVYRGTALAASYRGRYFYADCIQGKVWSLGLQLDPFSGEATPGSNTDHTQELGGPFHCIASFFRDPAGELYFMDFDVSNTNPGTGRIYRIEAAGAVAPGPPVNLAGTVAGNTVSITWGAPTTGGTPTGYDVAVGTSPGGTELGVIPVTGTSIGGGGVPTGGYFVRVRARNAAGTSPFTSDIALAVGCSFPTPPATFTAAVAGNTVSFAWSVAGGITGTLLEAGVSPGFGTPAVSLPFGAPQAGVSFPGIPSGVYYVRARAVSACGPSAPSVERTVTVP; encoded by the coding sequence ATGTCCGTGCGGTTGCTGTTGGCCGCGGCCGTGCTCGTCGCCGCCCTGCCCGACGCCGCGGTGGCGCAACTGCGCGCCCGCCTGATCGCGTCCGGGTTCGATCGTCCGAATACCGTCCTCGTGGATCCGGTGGTGCCGGGCGCCGTCCACATCGTCGACCAGAGCGGGCTGGTCCGCACGTTCCTCAACGGCGCCGAGCGGACGCCGTTCCTGGACCTGCGCTCGGTGGTGCGCTTCTCGTTCGACGAGCGCGGGCTGCTCGGCATGGCGTTCCCGCCGGACGCGGCGACGTCGGGCCGGGTGTTCGTCTACTTCACGGACAAGACGGGCAGCGTGGGCAACTCCGTCGTCGCGCGGTTCCAGCGGAGCGCGAGCGATCCGCTGGCGGTGGACCTGTCCACGCGGTTCGATCTCAAGTGGCCCGCCGGCGGCGGCGCCCGCCAGGACTTCATCACGCAGCCGTTTCCCAACCACAACGGCGGCAATCTCGTGTTCGGGCCCGACGGCTATCTGTACATCGGCCTCGGCGATGGCGGCTCCGGGGACGACCCGCAGAACAACGCCCAGACGGCGACGACGCTCCTCGGCAAGATGCTCCGCATCGACGTCTCGGGCTCGCCGGCCAACGGTTACACGATCCCCCCGGACAACCCGACCTTCCCCATGCCCAACGCGCTGCCCGAGATCTGGGCGTTCGGGCTCCGCAACCCCTGGCGCTACAGCTTCGACGACCTCGGCGCCGGCGCCACCAACGCCCTCGTCGTCGCCGACGTCGGCCAGGGCTCGCGCGAGGAGATCGACTACGAGCCGGCCGGCCAGGGCGGCCGCAACTACGGCTGGCGCGTGTTCGAGGGCGACATCGACAACCCCACCTATCCGTCCGAGACGCCGTCCTACACCCCGGTGCAGCCACCGGTCTTCGCGTACTCCCACGCCGTCGGCCAGGCCATCACGGGCGGCTACGTGTACCGCGGGACGGCGCTGGCCGCCAGCTACCGCGGCCGCTACTTCTACGCCGACTGCATCCAGGGCAAGGTGTGGTCGCTCGGCCTTCAGCTCGACCCGTTCAGCGGCGAGGCCACCCCGGGCAGCAACACCGACCACACCCAGGAGCTGGGCGGCCCGTTCCACTGCATCGCCTCGTTCTTCCGCGATCCCGCCGGCGAGCTCTACTTCATGGACTTCGACGTCAGCAACACGAACCCCGGCACCGGCCGGATCTACCGGATCGAGGCCGCCGGGGCCGTGGCGCCCGGCCCGCCCGTGAACCTGGCCGGCACGGTCGCCGGCAACACGGTGTCGATCACCTGGGGCGCGCCCACGACCGGCGGGACGCCGACGGGCTACGACGTGGCCGTGGGCACGAGTCCGGGCGGCACCGAACTCGGCGTCATCCCCGTGACCGGCACGAGCATCGGCGGCGGCGGCGTCCCCACCGGCGGGTACTTCGTCCGGGTGCGGGCGAGGAACGCGGCCGGCACGAGCCCGTTCACGTCGGACATCGCCCTGGCCGTCGGGTGCTCGTTCCCGACACCGCCGGCCACCTTCACGGCGGCCGTGGCCGGCAACACGGTGTCGTTCGCGTGGAGCGTCGCGGGCGGCATCACCGGCACCCTGCTGGAGGCCGGCGTCTCGCCTGGATTCGGCACGCCCGCGGTGTCGCTGCCCTTCGGCGCACCCCAGGCCGGCGTCTCGTTCCCGGGCATCCCGTCCGGCGTGTACTACGTCCGCGCGCGCGCCGTGAGCGCGTGCGGCCCGAGCGCCCCCTCCGTCGAGCGCACCGTCACGGTGCCCTAG
- a CDS encoding PQQ-dependent sugar dehydrogenase — translation MRIGIAVLLASALSADSAHAALRVLRLPGTFVGVSALAADPVLPDTMYVAQTNGLVFAVRRGQVLPTPFLDLTGVVTPPGGEQGLLGLAFPRDAASSRRVFVHFNDQAGNTVIARFLRSTANPRVVDPASRMDLQWPAPGGGRQGFIAQPTSMHNGGHLAFGPDAYLYIGLGDGGGDNDPNGHAQNPASLLGKVLRVNVSVPDADPVGYSIPPGNPTFPVANVPAEVWAFGVRNPWRYSFDDLGLGKTDALFMADVGQSAREEIDVELPGPGGRNYGWRAFEGTIPNPNIPPEPLAFLPHTPPVYDYDRSSGWSVIGGYVYRGAALPSAHRGRYFFGDCIFGAVYSLGFTVDSTAGTVTATTRADHTADMGGPFKCITTFARDGDGELYFADIDFAAGGAGRVFKIVDGDTAAPEPPTNLAAQVGGSTIALSWAPSPTGGTTASYVLEAGTAPGLADLGAAPLVTPGLTTGGIPDGSYFVRVRAVGPGGTSAPTPDLQVVVGCSGPPAVPSAFTASLTAGLATFTWTLPPGATRTLLEAGFAPGGVDVVAPFDAPTTAFTVAAPPGTYFLRVRAANACGASGPSAERMLVVP, via the coding sequence ATGCGAATCGGGATCGCGGTGCTGCTGGCCTCGGCGTTGAGTGCGGATAGCGCGCACGCCGCCCTCCGCGTACTGCGCCTTCCGGGGACCTTCGTCGGCGTGTCGGCCCTGGCCGCCGACCCCGTCCTGCCGGACACGATGTACGTCGCGCAGACGAACGGACTGGTCTTCGCGGTCAGACGCGGCCAGGTCCTGCCCACGCCCTTCCTCGACCTCACCGGCGTGGTGACGCCGCCCGGCGGCGAGCAGGGCCTGCTGGGACTGGCGTTCCCCAGGGACGCCGCGTCGAGCCGGCGGGTCTTCGTCCACTTCAACGACCAGGCCGGCAACACCGTGATCGCGCGCTTCCTCCGCTCGACGGCCAATCCCCGGGTGGTCGACCCGGCAAGCCGGATGGACCTGCAGTGGCCGGCGCCCGGCGGCGGCCGTCAGGGCTTCATCGCGCAGCCCACGTCGATGCACAACGGCGGGCACCTCGCCTTCGGCCCCGACGCGTACCTGTACATCGGGCTCGGCGACGGAGGCGGCGACAACGACCCGAACGGCCATGCCCAGAACCCGGCGTCACTGCTCGGCAAGGTGCTCCGCGTGAACGTGTCGGTACCCGACGCCGATCCCGTGGGCTACAGCATTCCTCCAGGCAATCCGACCTTTCCGGTGGCGAACGTGCCCGCGGAGGTGTGGGCCTTCGGCGTCCGGAATCCGTGGCGCTACAGCTTCGACGACCTCGGCCTGGGCAAGACCGACGCGCTCTTCATGGCCGACGTCGGCCAGAGCGCGCGCGAAGAGATCGACGTGGAACTGCCGGGCCCCGGCGGGCGCAACTACGGCTGGCGGGCCTTCGAGGGCACGATCCCCAACCCGAACATCCCGCCCGAGCCGCTCGCCTTCCTCCCGCACACGCCGCCCGTCTACGACTACGACCGGAGCTCGGGGTGGTCGGTGATCGGCGGCTACGTCTACCGCGGAGCCGCGCTGCCGTCCGCGCACCGGGGCCGGTACTTCTTCGGCGACTGCATCTTCGGCGCGGTCTACTCGCTCGGGTTCACGGTCGATTCGACGGCGGGCACCGTGACGGCCACCACGCGGGCGGATCACACCGCCGACATGGGCGGGCCGTTCAAGTGCATCACCACGTTCGCCCGCGACGGCGACGGCGAGCTGTACTTCGCCGACATCGACTTCGCGGCCGGCGGCGCGGGCCGCGTCTTCAAGATCGTCGACGGCGACACGGCGGCGCCGGAGCCGCCGACGAACCTCGCCGCCCAGGTCGGCGGGTCGACCATCGCCCTCAGCTGGGCGCCGTCACCCACCGGCGGCACGACGGCCAGCTATGTCCTCGAGGCGGGCACGGCGCCGGGCCTGGCCGATCTGGGCGCGGCGCCACTCGTGACGCCCGGCCTCACGACCGGCGGCATCCCGGACGGCTCCTACTTCGTGCGGGTACGGGCCGTCGGCCCCGGCGGCACCAGCGCGCCGACGCCGGACCTGCAGGTGGTCGTCGGCTGCAGCGGACCGCCGGCCGTGCCGTCCGCGTTCACGGCGTCGTTGACGGCAGGACTCGCGACCTTCACCTGGACCCTGCCGCCGGGCGCCACCCGGACGCTGCTCGAGGCGGGCTTCGCACCTGGCGGCGTGGACGTCGTGGCGCCGTTCGATGCCCCGACCACGGCCTTCACGGTCGCGGCGCCGCCCGGCACCTACTTCCTGCGCGTGCGCGCCGCCAACGCCTGCGGCGCAAGCGGGCCGTCGGCCGAACGGATGCTCGTCGTGCCCTGA
- a CDS encoding phosphodiester glycosidase family protein: protein MHERGRRGLAVVLVLAAASMLLARQPAAVDAAGAWTARPYRGVTVMARSWSTPRPIRAHIAVVDLSARGIRVSVTPPGGSREVVRETTVNALAHAGAQLAVNGHFFLPFPSDDADAWVIGLAASEGRVYSAFEAPEQNFAIVADAPALRFDRRQRARLVHRRPGGDGRLVRERGAVWNAVAGSAQIVTGGTVTIPVYRDAAHPGGALVPGPDGRYSNARSWYDVVTARTVAGLSRDRRRLTLFTVDARGGSEGMTLPEIAVMLVRDFGVWDAINLDGGGSTSMAWRDPATGEATLLNTSSDSPGGRRVATNLLVFAEPVADGGTGRGAAPIP, encoded by the coding sequence ATGCACGAGCGTGGTCGCCGGGGGCTGGCCGTCGTGCTGGTCCTGGCCGCGGCGTCCATGCTGCTGGCTCGCCAGCCGGCCGCCGTCGACGCCGCCGGCGCCTGGACCGCACGGCCCTACCGGGGCGTCACCGTCATGGCCCGGAGCTGGTCCACGCCCCGCCCGATCCGCGCGCACATCGCCGTGGTGGACCTGTCGGCGCGAGGCATCCGCGTGTCCGTCACGCCGCCGGGCGGCAGCCGCGAGGTGGTCCGTGAGACCACCGTGAACGCCCTCGCGCACGCCGGCGCCCAGCTGGCCGTGAACGGCCACTTCTTCCTGCCCTTCCCCTCCGACGACGCCGATGCCTGGGTCATCGGCCTGGCCGCCTCGGAGGGCCGCGTCTACTCCGCCTTCGAAGCGCCGGAGCAGAACTTCGCCATCGTCGCCGACGCGCCGGCCCTCCGCTTCGACAGACGCCAGCGCGCGCGTCTCGTGCACCGCCGCCCCGGCGGCGACGGGCGCCTCGTGCGCGAGCGGGGCGCCGTGTGGAACGCCGTGGCCGGCTCGGCCCAGATCGTGACGGGCGGCACGGTCACGATCCCCGTCTACCGCGATGCCGCGCACCCCGGCGGCGCGCTCGTCCCCGGCCCCGACGGCCGCTACTCGAACGCCCGCTCGTGGTACGACGTCGTGACCGCGCGCACCGTGGCGGGCCTGTCGCGGGACCGGCGACGCCTCACCCTGTTCACGGTCGACGCACGCGGGGGGAGCGAGGGCATGACCCTTCCAGAGATCGCGGTGATGCTCGTCCGCGACTTCGGCGTGTGGGACGCCATCAACCTGGACGGTGGCGGATCGACCTCCATGGCCTGGCGGGATCCCGCCACGGGCGAGGCCACGCTCCTGAACACGTCGTCGGACTCGCCAGGCGGCCGGCGCGTGGCGACCAACCTGCTCGTGTTCGCCGAGCCGGTCGCCGACGGAGGGACCGGACGCGGGGCCGCGCCTATTCCATGA